The following is a genomic window from Candidatus Obscuribacter sp..
GGCTTCGGGTCTAAGCTCCAGACCTAAGTGGGCACCTCTGGGTGTATAGACCTCTCCGCTGGCTGGTACTCGACCGTCCGTATATTGTTTGCCATCAGGGGTAGTACCAGCGGACCAGGAGAGCATTCCAAGCGAATTGTAACCAGGGAAGATATACAACGTAGCTTGTCTGCCATTTAACATTGTGTCGCCATGATTAAAGTCAATTCCTCTGAAGTTGTTTGACTTTTGGATGTCCTCAAAACCATCTGCGGCAAAGTTTTTTTCGTCAGTCTCATCTACCGGCTCTCGCTCTGCGGACAATGCTGGCAGTTGACCATTATCCAGGGCGCGTTTAACTTCGGCCTCGTTTTGTTTTCTGATTGTGGATTTAAGGCGCGGTTTGCGCGATATTTTGTTGCCTGAGTCTGTAGTGCTGCTAGATTGAGCGCTATTATTTTTGCTAGCTACCGCTGTTGCCTTTTTGTCGGTCATAAAAAACATGGAGGCGCTTACAACTAGTGCCAGAGTCGAGGCCAGTCCTATGCCCATCCACAAAAGTGTTTTGGTGTTTCCCGCTTTGACCTCGGCTTCATTGATATCTTCTTCGTTTTCATCTAATTCCTGCGCTGCAAGTTCATCGCGCAAGTTTATATAAGTAGGATTGAGGTCTTTGCCCTGTGCCAGACGCAGCAGGTCGACTTCTATCTCTTTCATCGATTGATAGCGGTCTTCTGGCTTTTTGCGCAAACATTTGGCGATCAAATGTTCCATTGCTGGGCTAAAACTTTTGCTTGATACTTCTGATAGAGTCGGGGGCGTCTCGCTCTGGTGCATGCATATCGTTTTAAATGCATTCTCGCCCTTAAATGGTGGCCGACCGGTCAATGATTCGTAGATTGTGCAACCCAGCGAGTAGATGTCGGAGCGTGCGTCTACCTTTAGACCGAGGCATTGCTCCGGGCTCATATAATAAGGACTGCCAAAAATTTCACCGGGCGCAGTCAGGCTCTGTGCCGCTTTGTTTTCGACTGTAGATAGTTTGGCAATACCAAAATCTAGCAGTTTGACTGTTGGTACGTCGGAGCTTTCTACTATGAGCATGATATTGGCTGGTTTAATATCGCGGTGTATGACACCGTGCCTGTGGGCATAACCGAGTCCGTCGCATACTTGCAAAAATATACTGATAGCGTCTTTTTGATCTAACGGTCCAAGGCGCGAGATTACGCCATCGAGAGGCTCGCCCTCGAGCAAATCCATGGCATAAAACGGCAGGTCACCGTTATGCAGTCCCAGGTTGTACACCTTGACTACATTTTTATGATCCAGCTTGGAGATTACTTTGGCTTCTGTTTGAAATCTCAACCAGTTGACGTTATTTAGCTCTTGACCAGTCAACACTTTGACTGCAAAATCTTTCTGCAAAACCACATGGCGTGCACGGTAGACATCACCCATACCGCCTTTGCCAATGGGGGTGATGACTTTGTATGCCCCACCAATCATCGTGCCTGCTGGCAGCAAATCTCGGTTGCCCTGGCTGATTGTGCCATGAGTGACCAGCACAGTGGAGTCACTTGCTGGTATCGAGCTTGATATTTGTCCAGAGCTATTTTGAGTTTCCATTTGAGTTCTTTATGAGATTCCAGTCAGGGATGCCAATAGGTCGGGCGAGCGCGTCAGATCGGGCAATCTTCAGGAGATCGCCAGCAAAATTGACGCAATCGTGGTAATTTGACCAGCGATAATGTCGTTGGTCTGCTAAGTAGTGGTTAGCTACTTATCGCAATAGGTTCATACTATTAGTTACCCGGTTTGAGCGTCTCATAGTATTAAAGATCCATATCCAAACGTTAAATCTAAGAGGTGTCAGACTTTATGCCAGGTAAGCATGCCGCTCCGCGGGCTTTGATAGTGATTGATGTGCAAAAAGGTTTTGATCATCCCGGTTGGGGCAATCGCAACAATCCCAAAGCTGAATCACAAATTAAATCGCTGCTGGCATGTTTTCGCAAATTGCCTGCTAGCAACAAGATTGTGCATGTACGCCATGATTCAGTCGAGGCTGATTCACCGCTGCGTCCCTTGCAGCATGGTCACGATTTTAAAGAGGAGGCTATTCCTCTTGATGGCGAAAGAGTCGAATGCAAAAACGTCAACAGCGCTCTAATCGGCACTGGTCTGGAACAATTTTTGCGCGACAACAATATCAAAGATCTGGTGCTCTGCGGCTTGACCACAGATCATTGTGTCTCCACTACAGCCAGGATGGCTGCCAATCTCGGTTTTAATGTTACTGTTGTCGAAGACGCTACTGCCACATTTAACCGTACCGGTCCTGGCGGCAAAGCGTTTTTGGCTCAAGATGTGCATGAATACGCCCTGGCCAGTCTCAATCACGAATTTGCTCGCATTGCTTCAACGGCGCAGGTCATCGAGGAGACACGGCTTTTGGTCTTTGAACCCTTAAGCTAAGCAATCGTGTAATTTGCTATGATTTGCTTTTGCGTAACTGGCGGTGGGTTAAATGCGCAGCAATATTGTCCTTTATATAAATGGTCGTGAGCATAGACCTCACGGTGCTGATGTTTTTATGCCGCTGACTGATTATTTGCGGTATCACCAGTCGATGCTTGGTACTAAGGTCGTATGCGCAGAGGGCGATTGCGGAGCTTGTACTGTGCTTATTGGTCGCATCAAAGATCCGGCAGCCCAAGAGCTAGCAACAAAAGATCTGGCAACAAAAGATGCGTCTAGTAGTGTCGGCAAGCTTACCTATGTGCCAGTCAATGGTTGTATACAGTACATCTATCAACTGGATGGCTGTCATGTCATTACTGTAGAGGG
Proteins encoded in this region:
- a CDS encoding cysteine hydrolase, with protein sequence MPGKHAAPRALIVIDVQKGFDHPGWGNRNNPKAESQIKSLLACFRKLPASNKIVHVRHDSVEADSPLRPLQHGHDFKEEAIPLDGERVECKNVNSALIGTGLEQFLRDNNIKDLVLCGLTTDHCVSTTARMAANLGFNVTVVEDATATFNRTGPGGKAFLAQDVHEYALASLNHEFARIASTAQVIEETRLLVFEPLS
- a CDS encoding serine/threonine protein kinase, with amino-acid sequence METQNSSGQISSSIPASDSTVLVTHGTISQGNRDLLPAGTMIGGAYKVITPIGKGGMGDVYRARHVVLQKDFAVKVLTGQELNNVNWLRFQTEAKVISKLDHKNVVKVYNLGLHNGDLPFYAMDLLEGEPLDGVISRLGPLDQKDAISIFLQVCDGLGYAHRHGVIHRDIKPANIMLIVESSDVPTVKLLDFGIAKLSTVENKAAQSLTAPGEIFGSPYYMSPEQCLGLKVDARSDIYSLGCTIYESLTGRPPFKGENAFKTICMHQSETPPTLSEVSSKSFSPAMEHLIAKCLRKKPEDRYQSMKEIEVDLLRLAQGKDLNPTYINLRDELAAQELDENEEDINEAEVKAGNTKTLLWMGIGLASTLALVVSASMFFMTDKKATAVASKNNSAQSSSTTDSGNKISRKPRLKSTIRKQNEAEVKRALDNGQLPALSAEREPVDETDEKNFAADGFEDIQKSNNFRGIDFNHGDTMLNGRQATLYIFPGYNSLGMLSWSAGTTPDGKQYTDGRVPASGEVYTPRGAHLGLELRPEANNDPAMVANFRDGELKSIMFKKCAEDGDGLIKHLSKITSLKDIDFTSSDVTDKSFGFIDQQKHLKKLTVKATGFSIAQLLKLKRLRQLKSLNVRELANQFDILPALRDDLELEELKLGDTPLSHKELNIIKTLKNLETLDLNSTSLSDDQLVQLGTLKKIKKLCVSDSNLSPNCLSIFKEYFPDLEELTISSHNPKWNKDVEKQLDKMIKFVKIVEPSQRNASTAFFTP